In Eulemur rufifrons isolate Redbay chromosome 29, OSU_ERuf_1, whole genome shotgun sequence, one DNA window encodes the following:
- the LRRC61 gene encoding leucine-rich repeat-containing protein 61 — MEPLGEKPGEASRLRITPQLLKSRTGEFALESILLLKLRGLGLADLGCLGECLGLEWLDLSGNELTQLGPLASLRQLAVLNVSNNRLTGLEPLAACENLQSLNAAGNLLATPSQLQCLAGLRCLEHLRLRDPLARLSNPLCTSPSYWAAVRELLPGLKVIDGERVTGRGSELYQLCRDLDSSLHPSSSPGPRATEAKPWVEPGYWESWPTRSSSILEEACRQFEDTLQECRDLDRQASDSLAQAEQALRPVGTTSSFVF, encoded by the coding sequence ATGGAGCCTCTGGGGGAGAAGCCAGGAGAGGCAAGCAGGCTGCGCATCACGCCCCAGCTGCTGAAGTCACGGACGGGCGAGTTCGCCCTGGAGTCCATCCTGCTGCTGAAGCTGCGAGGCTTAGGGCTGGCCGACCTGGGCTGCCTGGGAGAGTGCCTAGGCCTTGAGTGGCTGGACCTGTCGGGCAACGAGCTCACCCAGCTGGGCCCACTGGCCTCCTTGCGCCAGCTGGCTGTGCTCAATGTCTCCAACAATCGGCTGACGGGACTGGAGCCACTGGCAGCCTGTGAGAACCTGCAGAGTCTCAATGCTGCGGGCAACCTGCTGGCCACTCCCAGCCAGCTGCAGTGTCTAGCTGGGCTGCGGTGCCTCGAGCACCTGCGGCTCCGAGACCCTTTGGCCAGGCTAAGCAACCCACTCTGCACCAGCCCTTCCTACTGGGCTGCGGTCCGGGAGCTGCTGCCCGGCCTGAAAGTCATCGACGGTGAGCGTGTGACTGGGCGCGGCAGTGAGCTCTACCAGCTGTGCCGAGACCTGGACAGCTCCTTGcaccccagctccagccctggccccagaGCCACTGAGGCCAAGCCCTGGGTGGAGCCAGGGTACTGGGAGTCTTGGCCCACCCGGAGCAGCTCCATCCTGGAGGAGGCCTGCCGGCAGTTCGAGGACACCCTGCAGGAGTGCCGGGACCTGGACCGCCAGGCCAGCGACAGCCTGGCCCAGGCTGAGCAGGCACTTAGGCCCGTGGGCACCAcctcttcctttgtcttttga
- the RARRES2 gene encoding retinoic acid receptor responder protein 2 isoform X1 — translation MRRLLIPLALWLGAVGAGGAELTGTQRRGLQVALEEFHKHPPVQWAFQETGVDSAMDTPFPAGTFVRLEFRLQQTSCRKKDWKKPECKVKPNGRKRKCLACIKLDSEDKVLGRMVHCPIQTQVRREPEEHQEAQCSRVERAGEDPHSYYFPGQYAFSKALPQG, via the exons ATGCGGCGGCTGCTGATCCCGCTGGCGCTGTGGCTGGGCGCTGTGGGCGCGGGCGGGGCCGAGCTCACAGGGACGCAGCGGCGGGGCCTGCAGGTGGCCCTGGAGGAGTTCCACAAGCACCCGCCCGTGCAATGGGCCTTCCAGGAGACTGGCGTGGACAGCGCCATGGACACG CCCTTCCCAGCTGGGACATTTGTGAGGCTGGAATTTAGGCTCCAGCAGACAAGCTGCCGGAAGAAGGACTGGAAGAAACCTGAGTGCAAAGTCAAGCCCAATGGG AGGAAGCGGAAATGCTTGGCCTGCATCAAACTGGACTCTGAGGATAAAGTTCTGGGCCGGATGGTCCACTGCCCCATACAAACCCAGGTTCGGCGG GAGCCGGAGGAGCACCAGGAAGCCCAGTGCAGCAGGGTGGAGAGGGCCGGCGAGGACCCCCACAGCTACTACTTCCCTGGACAGTACGCCTTCTCCAaggccctgccccagggctgA
- the RARRES2 gene encoding retinoic acid receptor responder protein 2 isoform X2 — protein MRRLLIPLALWLGAVGAGGAELTGTQRRGLQVALEEFHKHPPVQWAFQETGVDSAMDTPFPAGTFVRLEFRLQQTSCRKKDWKKPECKVKPNGRKRKCLACIKLDSEDKVLGRMVHCPIQTQEPEEHQEAQCSRVERAGEDPHSYYFPGQYAFSKALPQG, from the exons ATGCGGCGGCTGCTGATCCCGCTGGCGCTGTGGCTGGGCGCTGTGGGCGCGGGCGGGGCCGAGCTCACAGGGACGCAGCGGCGGGGCCTGCAGGTGGCCCTGGAGGAGTTCCACAAGCACCCGCCCGTGCAATGGGCCTTCCAGGAGACTGGCGTGGACAGCGCCATGGACACG CCCTTCCCAGCTGGGACATTTGTGAGGCTGGAATTTAGGCTCCAGCAGACAAGCTGCCGGAAGAAGGACTGGAAGAAACCTGAGTGCAAAGTCAAGCCCAATGGG AGGAAGCGGAAATGCTTGGCCTGCATCAAACTGGACTCTGAGGATAAAGTTCTGGGCCGGATGGTCCACTGCCCCATACAAACCCAG GAGCCGGAGGAGCACCAGGAAGCCCAGTGCAGCAGGGTGGAGAGGGCCGGCGAGGACCCCCACAGCTACTACTTCCCTGGACAGTACGCCTTCTCCAaggccctgccccagggctgA